Within Carnobacterium viridans, the genomic segment ATTAAGAGATGGCTTTTTTTCTATTTGTTTAGTTCTTTTTTGTCTAATATTATATAATCAAACGAGAGGGAGTTGTTAATATGGATAAAGATGAGAAATTGAGTTGGAAAGAACGCAAGGACCTTGTTATAGAAGCAGGTATAGCAAGTATTCCTACTGTTGGGGGTGCTTTACAAACTCTGTATTTTGGATCAAAAAATGAGAAAAGATTTAAAAGAATAGAAATGTTTTATGAAGAATTGAGTGACGATTTAGAATCTGTTAAGGAAATGTTACCAAATATTTATGATATACCCAATAGAGAAGAATTTTTATCTTTATTAGAATCAATAAACGATGAGGTTGAAAAAGTTAGCTCCCAATCTAAAAGTGGTAATTACCGAAAAGCATACAAGAATATTTTGTTGAATTCTAATAAACAATCGTTTGAAAATGAATCTTTTTTTATACAAATTTTACCTAGCTTAACAGAGCTAGAGATAAAATTTTTGTACTCTCTATATCAAAATAAGAATAATATCGGAAATCCTCAAGAATTTGTGAAAGGTTTTAGCTTCAGTATGGAGTTGGCTCAAGGTAGTTTAAATAGATTAAATAATTATGGTCTTGTTTCAAAGCAGATTAACGGTTTGTCTCTTGGAGGTAGTAATTCTGGTGAAGATGCTATATTTCAAATAAACGATTTTGGTTCAGAATTTATCATGTTTATCTTTGAATAATTCATATTTAATAGCAATAATCACAATAACTAGCCATAACCACCAGTACTTAATCAATAGCTCCCCCTGAGTTAGATGTATTAAATCGCTTAAGAATAACATTGAACCCCTCCTAAATAACCCTATCTCAATCAAGTGATAGGGTTAAGTTGTGTCTATTTAAATAATGCTTCGAATGTTCCTTGTCCTACTAGACCATCTACTTTTAATGCTTTAGCGCTTTGGAACTTTTTAACAGCTTTATCTAATCCGTCTCCGAATTTACCGTCAAAACCTTTTACGTCATAACCTTTACAAATTAATGCAGCTTTGATTAAACGAGTAAGGTTACCATTTGCTCCTTCACGAACCGTGATACAAGCATTTTTTGTTTTTGCTCCCCATAATCCATCAACTTTAAGTCCTGCATTAAACTGGCTGTTCAATTCCATTTGTAATGCTTTAATCAATGCTTTATTTGTTGCGGAACCAGCTAAATTATCAACAATTAGTCCCCCATAAAACCAACGATTCAAGAACATCTGAACACCAGCAATTGATTGAGTTTTCTGTTGTTGTTCCTGTAATTGCTGGTTTAGTTGTAGGAGTAGCTTTGTTTGTATTTCCACCACCTGCAGCTTTGAATCCGTCCACATCTTGTTCCAATAACCATCCAGTAGCAACTTTACCTTTACCAATTAAATAAGCTTTTTTAGAGCGTGATTTAGAAACTGGCATAGAAGCTAATACGTCGTAAACTTGGCCAATTACAAATTTAGGAATAGTTGAACCCGTTTCCCAATGAGTTGCTTGCTTGCCAACTTTAACGGTTTTTCCATCTGGTTGAGGTGTTACTGCATTTGGAACTGTTGCAACCGGATCAGATACTCCTTCGTTTTTTAAGCATTTCTTCAAC encodes:
- a CDS encoding peptidoglycan-binding domain-containing protein, giving the protein MNRWFYGGLIVDNLAGSATNKALIKALQMELNSQFNAGLKVDGLWGAKTKNACITVREGANGNLTRLIKAALICKGYDVKGFDGKFGDGLDKAVKKFQSAKALKVDGLVGQGTFEALFK